ACGGACTTCGCCTCCTCCCAGGACGCTCCTGTGGCCGTGCCAAGAGGTGCCGGGTGCCCAGGGCTAGAGTCCAGGAGCCCGTTGTCGGGCCCTGGTGAAGTCCCCGCCTCGTGTGGCGGTGTGACCCCGGCGGActcctcagcctctctgggccgcAGTTTCCATCTGTGAAACCAGGCTTGGGACACGGTGGCCGCTGCGGTTCGTGCTAGGCCCGGGCCTTCGGCGCCCCTGTGTGAGCGGAGCAGGGATGGGTGTCCTGCTTTGAGCTTCGGGGTGCAGATGGGGCGTGGGTAGGGGAGCAAGGCCTCCTCCTTTCCAGCGTTGCAGCCGTTTAGAAACCAGACGGGGGCGGAGGACGCACCGCTGGACGCGAGGTCCTACCCTCGGCTCCTGCGGCTTGGGTGCCTGGCCGGGGGCCACGTTCCCTCCCACCACCTCCCTTTCGTGGGGCCACACCGCACGCCACTCGGCGGCTCCTGCCCCGGCTGGGACCCAGGCCTCAGGCCGCAGGTCCGCGCAACTAGCAGCCGGGAGGGGCTTCAGCTGCGTGGCCCGGACCCGGGCGGCCTGAGGCACAGGGGCGGTGCTGCGCTAGCCGGGACCCCGGCCACTGAGGCCTCGGGCGGAGGAGGCCGGAAAGGAGGCCAGGCGGCGGGAAAGGCGGATGATTCATCTGGAGCATCCTGAATCGGAAACGCCGCAACCTGGGAACAGCCTTGCCCAGGCCGACGGGAGAGCGGGGAGGGGAGTCCGTCCGGCGAGGCCGTGCGCCCTGCACCGGCAGCCCCCTGCCTCCGGCCCTGGCCGGGCCGCCGGGGGAGGGAGAGGCCTCTTTTGCGCGGAGTTGACAGAAATCCTGGACAAAGTCCGGAGCTGCCTCCTCTCTTCTGACTGCCTGGTCTTGGTCAGAGCGGTCTTCCCGGAGTCTAGCTCAAGTCTGTCCTGCTGCAGCTTCAGTGCTGACCGAGGTCTGGAAGGAGGGGGCGGGCAGGGAGAGGCTGGAGTCGGTGacatcccctccttccttcccacgcTGCGGTATGTAAAGCGCAGTaggggggaggtggggcccaCGAGCGACCCCTGCGGACTAGGGCGGCCTgagctccctctccctccctcagtgCCGTGCTGCCACGTGCGGGGGTGGGGTCGAGCCCGGGCGGTACTTACCCAGGAGACGCCGCTGCCTGGGGCCCCACGCTTCCCGAGGTCCGGGACCCGCGCGGGGTACAGGCGGCCGGAGCCCCGCAGCCGGGGATGCGCCAGGGAGCAGCCCGCGCCCCCCTCCCGCCTCTCCGCCCGCAGGCCGGGCCAACTCCGGCTTCTGCCGCGCGTCCCTGGCTCCGAGCTCCGCTGCGGAAAACCCGAGCGTTGGAGGCTCCCCGCCTCGCAGCCCGGGAAAATCCGGGGGTGGCCGCCAGGGATCTCCAAGCGGCCTGGGCGAGGCGGCCCGAGCTTCCCTCCCGGATTTGGGCCCCGAGCCTGGCTCCCCGAACCTAGGTCCGTCGGTCCAGTCCCTGCCAACCATCTTCTCTCCGCAGAGCGCCCAGACGACGGCGAGATGACGGCTGGGAGCCCCGGAGACTGCGGGGAGGTGCGGAGGAGCCCCGAGGGCCGCGTCTCTCGCCTGGGCCGCCGGCTGGGCCGCCGCCGGCGCCCGCGCTCCCCGCCGGAGCCTCTGCGGGTGCGGGCGCGGCTGCGGCTGCGCTCGCCGTCGGGGGCGTTCGCCGCGCTGGGGGCGCTCGTGGTACTGGTGGGCATGGGCATCGCAGTGGCCGGCTACTGGCCGCACCGAGCCGGGGCCCCGGGCCCCCGGGCCGCCAATGCCAGCTCACCCCCCCTGAGCGAGCTGCGACGCGAGGGGCGCGGCGCCGGCCGGGGTCATGGCCCGCATGAGCGGCTGCGGCTCCTGGGCCCGGTGATCATGGGCGTCGGCCTGTTTGTGTTCATCTGCGCCAACACGCTGCTGTATGAGAACCGAGACTTGGAGACGCGGCGGCTCCGCCAGGGGGTGCTGCGGGCCCAGGCGCTCGGGCCCCCCGACGGCCCCGGCTGGGACTGCgctctccttcccagccccgGCCCGAGGACTCCCCGAGCTGTAGGCTGCGCAGAGCCAGAAATTTGGGACCTGTCCCCACGTCGGGGTACCTCACCCGTCCCGTCAGTGCGGAGTCTGCGTTCAGAGCCTGCTAATCCTCGCTTGGGGTTATCTGCCCTGTTCAACAGCTACCCGCTGAAGGGCCCGGGCCTGCCCCCACCTTGGGGTCCCCGGACCCAGACTGGCCACGTGATTATCACCGTGCAGCCCTCGGGATCCTGCATTGAACATTCCAAGTCTCTGGATCTGGGCCTCGGGGAGCTCCTCCTTGGGGGCACAGCAGCTCGGGACTGTGCTCACCGAAGCTGGCCACGGCTGGACCGCCTCAGTCTGGGGGGGTATGCCAAATTGGGAGGAGGGGACTTGGGGGCCCGGGTCTGAGGAGCGGAGGGGCAGCCTGCAATGAGGCTGCAGCATGGACCATGGTAATAGGAACAGAAGACCAGGAGTCCCATGTTTAGTAGATGCTTCAGTCACATCCCAGGCCGGGGATGGCTACTCCGACCACAGCAGGTGCTGAGGCATCCTGACCTGCGTGTGGGCAGAGAAATGCCAACCGCACTAGGGCCCAGTGAGCTGGAGAGGGTG
Above is a window of Lemur catta isolate mLemCat1 chromosome 3, mLemCat1.pri, whole genome shotgun sequence DNA encoding:
- the TMEM200B gene encoding transmembrane protein 200B isoform X1, with product MIHLEHPESETPQPGNSLAQADGRAGRGVRPARPCALHRQPPASGPGRAAGGGRGLFCAELTEILDKVRSCLLSSDCLVLVRAVFPESSSSLSCCSFSADRGLEGGGGQGEAGVGDIPSFLPTLRYVKRSRGEVGPTSDPCGLGRPELPLPPSVPCCHVRGWGRARAVLTQETPLPGAPRFPRSGTRAGYRRPEPRSRGCAREQPAPPSRLSARRPGQLRLLPRVPGSELRCGKPERWRLPASQPGKIRGWPPGISKRPGRGGPSFPPGFGPRAWLPEPRSVGPVPANHLLSAERPDDGEMTAGSPGDCGEVRRSPEGRVSRLGRRLGRRRRPRSPPEPLRVRARLRLRSPSGAFAALGALVVLVGMGIAVAGYWPHRAGAPGPRAANASSPPLSELRREGRGAGRGHGPHERLRLLGPVIMGVGLFVFICANTLLYENRDLETRRLRQGVLRAQALGPPDGPGWDCALLPSPGPRTPRAVGCAEPEIWDLSPRRGTSPVPSVRSLRSEPANPRLGLSALFNSYPLKGPGLPPPWGPRTQTGHVIITVQPSGSCIEHSKSLDLGLGELLLGGTAARDCAHRSWPRLDRLSLGGYAKLGGGDLGARV
- the TMEM200B gene encoding transmembrane protein 200B isoform X2 → MTAGSPGDCGEVRRSPEGRVSRLGRRLGRRRRPRSPPEPLRVRARLRLRSPSGAFAALGALVVLVGMGIAVAGYWPHRAGAPGPRAANASSPPLSELRREGRGAGRGHGPHERLRLLGPVIMGVGLFVFICANTLLYENRDLETRRLRQGVLRAQALGPPDGPGWDCALLPSPGPRTPRAVGCAEPEIWDLSPRRGTSPVPSVRSLRSEPANPRLGLSALFNSYPLKGPGLPPPWGPRTQTGHVIITVQPSGSCIEHSKSLDLGLGELLLGGTAARDCAHRSWPRLDRLSLGGYAKLGGGDLGARV